The following proteins are encoded in a genomic region of Gammaproteobacteria bacterium:
- a CDS encoding YHS domain-containing protein yields the protein MLICPACGCSLVRLGISEDKAAQYNYKGEERRFCCQKCVDLFATDPEKYLQRTSDVIVCPTCLGEKPLARAATMKHAGQEVHFCDCPSCMEVFQKDPDYYIKRLQGALPHEGVRGHDGGSIKPA from the coding sequence ATGCTTATTTGCCCTGCCTGTGGTTGTTCCTTGGTCAGATTAGGCATCAGCGAAGATAAGGCGGCTCAGTATAACTATAAAGGTGAAGAACGCCGTTTCTGTTGCCAGAAATGCGTTGATCTGTTTGCGACCGATCCCGAGAAATACCTTCAGCGAACAAGTGATGTGATCGTATGCCCAACCTGTTTAGGTGAGAAACCACTGGCGCGGGCCGCCACGATGAAGCATGCCGGGCAGGAAGTGCACTTCTGCGATTGTCCAAGTTGTATGGAAGTTTTCCAGAAGGATCCGGACTATTACATTAAACGTCTACAAGGTGCGTTGCCTCATGAGGGTGTGCGTGGCCACGACGGAGGCAGTATCAAGCCAGCCTAG
- a CDS encoding thioredoxin family protein — protein sequence MQTKRKIEVFSAGCPVCDETVALVNSIACPSCEVSVLNMNEPTVAKRAKELGVRSVPAVAIDGKLASCCESRGPDEATLRAAGLGQPLR from the coding sequence ATGCAGACAAAGCGCAAGATTGAGGTGTTCAGTGCCGGTTGCCCAGTTTGCGATGAGACTGTGGCGCTCGTGAATTCTATTGCCTGTCCATCCTGTGAGGTGTCGGTGTTGAATATGAACGAACCCACAGTTGCAAAACGTGCTAAAGAATTGGGTGTCCGCTCTGTGCCGGCTGTCGCAATCGATGGCAAGCTCGCGTCATGCTGTGAGAGCCGGGGTCCTGACGAGGCGACCCTTCGCGCGGCAGGTTTGGGGCAGCCTCTCCGATAA
- a CDS encoding MerR family transcriptional regulator: MKALTIGQVADRVGIGVETVRFYERKGLIQQPPRKDNGYRRYSEDAVARLRFIQRAKTLGFSLREIGELFDIRRDPTTTCRDIQSRAESKLSDIEEKIEGLRRMSEVLIKLIDECAGEGPTSECPILEALDVGVEKE, translated from the coding sequence ATGAAAGCATTGACGATTGGGCAAGTTGCGGACCGTGTGGGCATTGGTGTGGAAACCGTCCGATTCTATGAGCGCAAAGGGCTAATCCAGCAGCCACCTAGGAAGGATAATGGCTACCGCCGGTATTCAGAAGACGCGGTTGCCCGTCTACGTTTCATTCAGCGCGCCAAGACGCTTGGGTTTTCCCTTAGGGAGATCGGAGAATTATTTGATATCAGGCGTGACCCGACAACGACTTGTCGGGATATACAAAGCCGAGCGGAGTCGAAGCTTTCCGATATAGAGGAGAAGATCGAAGGCCTTCGCCGGATGTCGGAGGTCCTGATAAAGCTCATTGACGAGTGCGCGGGTGAGGGGCCCACTAGTGAATGCCCGATCCTGGAAGCGCTCGATGTCGGGGTAGAGAAAGAATGA
- a CDS encoding YnfA family protein: MRSLVLYLAAGFAEIAGCFAFWAWVRLGRSPWWVVAGTISLIVFAYLLTKVDARFAGRVFAAYGGVYIVASLLWLWVVESVRPDRWDALGAAICLVGAAVILFGPHAVA; this comes from the coding sequence ATGCGTTCCCTCGTTCTTTACTTAGCCGCAGGCTTTGCTGAGATTGCCGGCTGTTTTGCCTTCTGGGCTTGGGTCCGTCTCGGCCGCAGCCCCTGGTGGGTAGTCGCCGGAACGATCTCACTTATCGTATTTGCCTATCTCTTAACGAAGGTGGATGCTCGCTTTGCAGGACGCGTTTTTGCCGCCTATGGGGGCGTTTATATCGTCGCCTCGTTGCTGTGGCTTTGGGTGGTCGAGAGCGTCCGGCCCGATCGCTGGGATGCGTTAGGTGCAGCAATCTGTCTGGTCGGAGCCGCCGTCATTTTGTTTGGGCCACATGCTGTTGCGTGA
- a CDS encoding cytochrome c encodes MSVQKCIKLIVLIPLFTGAVVFAGCSETEPEATKLATDAQIKHGAYMARAADCIACHTEPGGEPYTGGLRMDTPFGPIYSPNITPDDETGIGLWTQEEFYQALHDGVGRHHKYLYPVMPFSFYTKMTREDVDAIYGYLKSLKPINRPPKRNDLRFPFNVRLTMIGWRELFFDAGTYVKDQTKSAEWNRGAYLVEGPGHCSACHSPRNIMGAIEEEKQFTGAEVDHWFALNITSDLRSGIGDWSVDELAEFLRTGTNAKKTTALGPMAEVVHDSLSHLTDTDIRAMGVYLKSIKPVDTVDETVPMEVAITSAAWRKEAALIYLDNCAACHQAKGAGIPDVFPPLKGNPVVNASSPDNVIQVVLKGIPKQGKYIPMPSFASRLSDQQIADVLNYVRTSWGNTAAPDVTPDMLAEWRKAQSE; translated from the coding sequence TTTACGGGCGCTGTAGTTTTTGCAGGATGCAGCGAGACTGAACCGGAAGCGACAAAGCTGGCAACAGACGCGCAGATTAAACACGGTGCCTATATGGCACGCGCGGCAGACTGCATTGCCTGTCATACGGAACCAGGGGGCGAGCCCTATACGGGGGGCCTTCGCATGGACACCCCGTTCGGCCCGATTTACTCACCCAACATTACGCCGGATGACGAGACCGGCATTGGACTCTGGACGCAAGAAGAGTTCTATCAGGCCTTACATGACGGCGTGGGGAGGCACCACAAGTACCTGTATCCGGTCATGCCCTTTTCTTTTTACACGAAGATGACCCGCGAAGACGTGGATGCCATTTACGGTTACCTTAAATCGTTGAAGCCGATCAACAGGCCGCCAAAAAGGAACGACTTGCGTTTCCCGTTCAACGTGCGCTTGACGATGATTGGCTGGCGGGAGCTTTTCTTCGATGCGGGAACCTACGTTAAAGACCAGACAAAATCTGCCGAGTGGAATCGTGGGGCCTATCTGGTCGAGGGTCCGGGGCATTGTTCTGCCTGTCATTCCCCGCGCAATATCATGGGTGCGATTGAAGAGGAAAAGCAATTCACAGGGGCTGAGGTAGATCACTGGTTTGCACTCAATATCACTTCCGATCTGCGATCTGGCATTGGTGATTGGTCGGTAGACGAGCTGGCTGAATTCTTGAGAACGGGCACGAACGCGAAGAAAACCACCGCGCTCGGGCCAATGGCAGAGGTTGTCCATGACAGCCTATCCCATTTGACTGATACCGACATCCGCGCGATGGGGGTGTACTTGAAGTCGATTAAACCCGTTGATACGGTCGATGAAACCGTTCCGATGGAGGTCGCGATCACATCAGCCGCATGGCGGAAAGAGGCCGCGCTGATTTATCTCGATAACTGTGCTGCCTGTCATCAAGCCAAAGGCGCAGGCATCCCCGATGTTTTCCCTCCACTCAAGGGTAACCCGGTCGTCAATGCCTCTTCTCCGGATAATGTCATACAGGTTGTGCTCAAGGGCATACCTAAACAGGGGAAATATATTCCCATGCCAAGCTTTGCATCGAGACTTTCGGATCAGCAGATTGCCGACGTTTTGAACTACGTACGTACCAGCTGGGGCAATACGGCGGCCCCCGACGTCACGCCCGATATGCTTGCTGAATGGCGTAAGGCGCAATCGGAGTAA